Proteins found in one Alicyclobacillus cycloheptanicus genomic segment:
- a CDS encoding calcium-translocating P-type ATPase, SERCA-type — protein sequence MEKNWHSLAVKDCFSLLESSPAGLTDEQVQERRATYGLNQLADGKKVSLLTVFFNQFRDFMIVVLIAATLVSGLLGEYTDAITIIAIIILNGVLGFVQEVRAERSLSALKELTAPMARVRRNGQVVQLPAKELVPGDVILLEGGDRVPADGRVASAMGLDVEESALTGESVPVSKQANAYVDPVSNLGDRINMVYMGTMVTRGKAEVLVTETGMQTEMGKIADLMEQSEEALTPLQQRLDQLGKVLVWLALGITLLVVVAGVLHGHKLYEMFLAGVSLAVAAIPEGLPAIVTIALALGVQRMIRRNAIVRKLPSVETLGCATVICSDKTGTLTQNRMTVQRVWADGDWYRVSGSGYDPIGDFVFDDHPIQPLRRPALKTLIEIGAVCNNAVMKLVEGTENEWQVQGDPTEGALLVMAKKAGLDDPDAEFERIDELPFDSDRKLMSVLVRRGDEWFLFVKGAPDVLLERSTLVVSSGKEVPMSSGIRKRILDANQQMAHAALRNLAFGYRKFPSPEAARAERDPERDLVFVGLAGMMDPPREEVFDAIETCHRAGIRTVMITGDHPETAIAIAKQLNILPEGGTALTGAQLEQMSEEELAARVQETFVYARVTPEHKLKIVRALQARGEVVAMTGDGVNDAPAIKQADIGISMGMTGTDVAKEASALVLADDNFATIVAAVEEGRGIYDNIKKFIRYLLASNVGEILTMFVAMLAGLPLPLLPIQILWVNLVTDGLPAIALGVDPAEKDMMDRPPRNVNEGIFARGFALKIMSRGVLIGFVTLAVFVWSLKLNPASLGDLGKAQTMAYATLTMAQFILVFDCRSVDGGIFKRNFFENKWLLLAVGSSVALFLLTMYIPSIAAVFKTVALGGRDWLVVLIAAAIPTFTLSLRRAGRKALRPRPAARGIPIR from the coding sequence TTGGAGAAGAACTGGCATTCGCTCGCGGTAAAGGACTGTTTTTCACTGCTGGAATCATCCCCAGCGGGGCTGACCGATGAGCAGGTACAGGAACGACGGGCAACATACGGTCTCAATCAGCTCGCAGACGGGAAGAAAGTGTCGCTGCTCACCGTGTTCTTCAATCAGTTTCGGGACTTCATGATCGTCGTTCTCATCGCGGCGACGCTGGTTTCCGGGCTGCTGGGAGAGTACACGGACGCCATTACGATTATCGCGATCATCATACTCAATGGGGTACTTGGGTTTGTGCAGGAGGTTCGCGCAGAGCGTTCGCTGTCCGCGCTCAAGGAACTGACCGCGCCGATGGCCCGCGTGCGCCGCAACGGGCAGGTTGTGCAGCTGCCGGCGAAAGAACTGGTCCCCGGCGACGTCATCTTGCTGGAAGGTGGTGACCGGGTCCCGGCAGACGGGCGCGTCGCCTCGGCGATGGGCCTGGATGTGGAAGAGTCGGCGCTGACGGGTGAGTCGGTGCCGGTCAGCAAGCAGGCGAACGCCTATGTCGATCCGGTGTCGAATCTGGGCGACCGCATCAACATGGTGTACATGGGCACGATGGTGACCCGAGGCAAGGCCGAAGTCCTTGTGACGGAGACGGGTATGCAAACAGAGATGGGCAAAATCGCCGACCTCATGGAGCAGTCGGAAGAAGCCTTGACCCCGCTGCAGCAGCGTCTCGACCAGTTGGGCAAGGTGCTGGTCTGGCTGGCGCTGGGCATTACGCTCTTGGTCGTCGTCGCCGGCGTGCTGCACGGCCATAAGCTGTACGAGATGTTCCTGGCGGGTGTCAGCCTGGCCGTGGCGGCGATTCCGGAAGGGCTGCCGGCGATTGTTACCATCGCGCTGGCGCTTGGCGTGCAGCGGATGATTCGCCGCAACGCCATCGTGCGCAAACTTCCGTCGGTTGAAACACTCGGCTGTGCCACTGTCATTTGTTCCGACAAGACGGGCACGCTCACGCAAAACCGCATGACCGTGCAGCGGGTGTGGGCGGACGGCGACTGGTACCGCGTGTCCGGGTCAGGGTATGACCCGATTGGCGACTTCGTGTTCGACGATCACCCCATCCAGCCGCTGCGCCGGCCGGCGCTGAAGACGTTGATTGAGATTGGGGCGGTGTGCAACAACGCGGTGATGAAGCTCGTGGAAGGCACCGAAAACGAATGGCAGGTGCAGGGTGACCCGACCGAAGGGGCGCTGCTGGTGATGGCCAAAAAAGCGGGGCTTGACGACCCGGATGCCGAGTTCGAGCGCATCGACGAGCTGCCGTTCGACTCGGACCGCAAGTTGATGTCGGTGCTGGTCCGCCGCGGTGACGAGTGGTTCCTGTTCGTCAAAGGCGCGCCGGATGTGCTGCTGGAGCGGTCAACCCTGGTGGTGTCCAGCGGCAAGGAAGTCCCGATGTCGTCCGGCATTCGCAAGCGCATCCTGGATGCGAACCAGCAGATGGCGCACGCCGCGCTGCGCAACCTCGCCTTCGGATACCGCAAGTTCCCAAGCCCGGAGGCGGCGAGGGCCGAGCGCGATCCGGAACGCGACCTGGTGTTTGTTGGACTGGCCGGCATGATGGATCCGCCGCGCGAGGAGGTCTTCGACGCCATCGAGACATGTCACCGGGCGGGTATTCGGACCGTGATGATTACCGGCGACCATCCGGAGACCGCGATCGCCATCGCCAAGCAGCTGAATATCCTGCCGGAGGGCGGCACCGCGCTGACTGGCGCACAGCTGGAGCAGATGTCGGAAGAGGAACTCGCTGCCAGAGTGCAAGAAACCTTCGTGTACGCCCGCGTCACGCCCGAGCACAAGTTGAAGATTGTGCGCGCGCTGCAGGCGCGGGGCGAAGTGGTTGCCATGACCGGTGACGGCGTGAACGACGCGCCTGCCATCAAACAGGCGGACATCGGGATCTCGATGGGCATGACCGGGACGGATGTCGCCAAGGAGGCGTCGGCGCTGGTTTTGGCGGACGACAACTTCGCGACCATCGTTGCGGCGGTCGAGGAAGGGCGCGGCATCTACGACAACATCAAGAAGTTCATTCGCTATTTACTGGCGAGCAACGTGGGTGAAATCCTGACGATGTTCGTGGCGATGCTGGCAGGGCTGCCGCTGCCGCTGTTGCCGATTCAGATTTTGTGGGTGAACCTGGTGACCGACGGACTGCCTGCCATCGCGCTTGGTGTCGACCCAGCGGAGAAGGACATGATGGACCGTCCGCCGCGCAACGTCAACGAGGGCATTTTCGCACGCGGCTTTGCGCTGAAGATTATGAGCCGCGGGGTGCTCATCGGATTTGTCACGCTGGCCGTGTTCGTCTGGTCCTTGAAGCTGAACCCGGCGAGCCTCGGCGACCTCGGCAAGGCGCAGACCATGGCGTATGCGACGCTGACGATGGCCCAATTCATTCTGGTGTTCGACTGCCGGAGTGTGGACGGCGGCATCTTCAAGCGCAACTTCTTCGAAAACAAATGGCTGCTGCTGGCGGTTGGCTCGTCGGTGGCCCTGTTCTTGCTGACGATGTACATTCCGTCGATTGCCGCCGTGTTCAAGACCGTCGCACTGGGCGGGCGGGACTGGCTGGTCGTGCTGATTGCCGCTGCGATTCCGACGTTTACCTTGTCCCTGCGCCGCGCAGGCAGAAAGGCGCTGCGCCCGCGCCCCGCCGCCCGGGGAATTCCGATTCGCTGA
- a CDS encoding Rqc2 family fibronectin-binding protein, with amino-acid sequence MDGLAVRALCNAWNERLAQARIEKIHQPTERELVLTVRGMGGSERLLLSAHRQFARAHAMFGPRPANPEEPPMFCMLLRRRIESGRIVSVRQQGYDRVVEMTIESVNDLGDHVHYLLLLEIMGKHSNILLCTEDETGRPGTVIDSIVRVTPQMSRVRPVLPGAAYQPAPPQQKRTAAEVTAADIAKLRLHEQPPDAQAKLLIRHIAGIGPISAQEVLRRAGDPADAQRVVDALQDLFQGVEEGREAASIGLDDLGRKAAAAPFQLSIFPRTAQAASFEEALDQVYRDTVQVQRQSAVAAELLHAIDQHLDRLRGKQTKLQAMIQENQDDATPRICGELLTAYAYQIEKGRTKVTLPNFYDDEKPITIALDPALSPIENAQAYYKLSSKRKRSIPILSAELDATLRDLAYLEGVRTQLEDATPETLPEIRAELVHEGFLNARRKAARAPKKTPPSRPQAYRSQDGFVIRVGRNNVQNDQLTFRRSRPDDLWLHVKNGPGSHVVISSEGRPIPASTLEEAAMLAAYFSKSRDSANVAVDYTEVKHVWKPAGARPGFALYDHHHTLFVTPDRVRLAPLLERKVEG; translated from the coding sequence ATGGACGGACTCGCCGTACGCGCGCTCTGCAACGCCTGGAACGAACGGCTGGCGCAAGCCCGCATTGAAAAAATTCATCAGCCGACCGAGCGCGAACTCGTTCTGACCGTGCGCGGGATGGGCGGTTCTGAGCGCTTGCTCTTGTCTGCGCACCGGCAGTTTGCACGCGCCCACGCCATGTTTGGACCGCGGCCGGCCAACCCAGAAGAGCCGCCCATGTTCTGCATGCTGCTGCGCCGGCGGATTGAATCCGGGCGCATCGTCTCAGTGCGTCAGCAAGGGTACGACCGGGTCGTGGAGATGACCATCGAATCGGTCAACGACCTTGGCGATCATGTGCATTACCTGCTCCTGCTCGAAATCATGGGGAAACACAGCAACATCCTGCTATGTACAGAGGATGAAACGGGGCGGCCGGGCACCGTGATTGACAGCATCGTCCGGGTAACGCCGCAGATGAGCCGCGTCCGCCCGGTGCTCCCGGGTGCGGCGTATCAACCGGCCCCGCCGCAGCAGAAGCGGACGGCGGCGGAAGTCACGGCGGCTGACATCGCGAAACTGCGCCTGCACGAGCAGCCGCCGGACGCACAGGCGAAACTGCTCATCCGGCACATTGCGGGCATCGGACCCATCTCCGCGCAGGAAGTCCTGCGGCGGGCTGGCGACCCTGCAGACGCACAGCGCGTGGTCGACGCCTTGCAGGACCTGTTTCAAGGGGTCGAGGAAGGGCGAGAGGCGGCGAGCATTGGACTGGACGATCTCGGCCGAAAGGCGGCGGCGGCCCCCTTTCAACTCTCCATCTTTCCGCGAACGGCGCAAGCGGCCAGCTTTGAAGAGGCACTCGACCAGGTGTACAGAGACACCGTTCAGGTGCAGCGCCAGTCGGCCGTTGCTGCGGAACTCCTGCATGCCATCGACCAGCACCTGGACCGGCTTCGCGGCAAACAGACGAAACTGCAGGCGATGATTCAGGAGAACCAGGATGACGCCACCCCGCGCATATGTGGGGAGCTTTTGACGGCCTACGCCTATCAAATCGAAAAGGGCCGGACGAAAGTCACCCTTCCGAACTTCTACGATGACGAAAAACCCATCACCATCGCGCTCGACCCGGCCCTCTCGCCGATTGAGAACGCGCAGGCTTACTATAAGTTGAGCAGCAAGCGGAAGCGGTCGATCCCGATTTTATCCGCGGAGCTCGATGCGACGCTGCGGGACTTGGCCTATTTGGAAGGCGTGCGGACGCAGCTGGAAGACGCAACCCCCGAAACCCTTCCGGAAATTCGGGCCGAATTGGTGCACGAGGGCTTCCTCAATGCGCGTCGAAAAGCGGCGCGCGCGCCGAAGAAGACACCGCCTTCGCGGCCGCAGGCGTACCGGAGCCAGGATGGGTTTGTCATCCGCGTGGGGCGAAACAACGTGCAGAACGACCAACTGACATTCCGGCGCAGCCGCCCCGACGACCTGTGGCTGCACGTCAAGAATGGACCGGGATCGCATGTGGTCATTTCGTCCGAGGGACGGCCCATCCCTGCGTCGACCCTTGAAGAAGCAGCGATGCTGGCCGCGTATTTCAGTAAGTCCCGCGACTCAGCGAATGTGGCCGTGGATTATACCGAAGTCAAGCACGTGTGGAAGCCGGCCGGAGCGCGGCCGGGGTTTGCGCTGTACGACCATCACCACACCCTGTTCGTGACGCCGGACCGCGTCCGCTTGGCACCGCTGCTCGAGCGCAAGGTCGAGGGCTGA
- a CDS encoding DUF2254 family protein, with product MTHITNRRWLAVVRDRTRLALSSWVFHLFLSGVIIVVVFLRPPSIFSGDTDTARNYLNTIVSSLSTILALCISIILVAIQMTASNYTHRVLDFFVRLPYNASLFVIYLVTIMHSFFLMAKIRDPVNDPLPVSLRPEMSADLVLVVICFLSLILYMYAVVQLLKPERIIRLILRDYTRAVTRRRWRAALDNVEQICDIAKRAASVNDSVTGARCTEAMSFTVSSLPMPAGADDPLLSVHGSVVDQWVEIVGVAVKERETGLLYGALDALHQQGRAYIEAQSWAAAEQVVRAYRHIVFSHLLCEGQTYYVERVAGRLYQLAMYAAQENTRGRMFCLRTWQVIETIGENAFNAQPATAGTLMDGLLMASEVYDTLSLLRHREEMWRALGTYFALWKSFVRVCFVRDAARWAAWWQEHVAVNPIAPPASSLAVLMAMHAGREDVAKTLCYRWERDVRGDEIATLYAEFREGVKELFDGWPLPSIERLKMPEAQRQR from the coding sequence GTGACCCATATCACAAACCGGCGCTGGCTGGCAGTTGTTCGAGATCGGACGCGCCTTGCTTTGTCTTCGTGGGTATTCCACCTGTTTCTTTCGGGCGTGATCATTGTGGTTGTCTTTCTTCGCCCGCCGAGCATCTTTTCCGGAGACACGGATACGGCGCGCAACTATCTCAACACCATTGTCTCATCGCTGTCGACGATTTTGGCCCTGTGTATTTCCATCATTCTGGTCGCCATTCAAATGACGGCCAGCAACTATACACACCGTGTACTCGACTTCTTTGTACGGTTGCCATATAACGCGTCGCTATTCGTGATTTATCTGGTGACCATCATGCACAGTTTCTTCCTGATGGCGAAGATTCGCGACCCGGTCAACGATCCCTTGCCCGTGTCGCTGCGACCGGAAATGAGTGCGGATTTGGTGCTGGTCGTGATTTGCTTTCTCAGTTTGATTCTGTATATGTACGCCGTTGTCCAACTGCTTAAACCAGAGCGTATCATTCGGCTGATTTTGCGCGATTACACCCGGGCTGTCACGCGCAGACGCTGGCGCGCTGCGCTGGACAATGTGGAGCAAATCTGCGACATTGCCAAGCGCGCCGCGTCCGTGAACGACTCTGTGACCGGCGCGCGCTGCACGGAGGCGATGTCGTTCACGGTCTCCAGTTTGCCGATGCCGGCGGGGGCGGACGACCCGCTGCTGTCGGTTCATGGCAGCGTGGTCGACCAGTGGGTGGAGATTGTCGGTGTTGCCGTGAAGGAGCGTGAGACGGGACTGCTGTACGGGGCCCTCGACGCCCTGCACCAACAGGGCCGCGCGTACATCGAAGCCCAGTCCTGGGCCGCCGCTGAGCAGGTGGTGCGCGCATACCGCCATATTGTGTTCAGCCATCTGTTGTGCGAAGGTCAGACCTACTATGTGGAACGTGTGGCAGGACGTCTCTATCAGCTGGCGATGTACGCGGCGCAGGAGAACACCCGCGGACGGATGTTCTGCTTGCGCACCTGGCAAGTCATTGAAACCATCGGGGAGAACGCGTTTAACGCCCAGCCTGCGACAGCTGGGACACTGATGGACGGGCTGTTGATGGCGTCCGAGGTGTACGACACATTATCCTTGCTGCGCCACCGCGAGGAGATGTGGCGTGCGCTCGGCACCTATTTTGCGTTATGGAAGTCGTTCGTGCGGGTGTGCTTCGTGCGGGACGCCGCCCGCTGGGCCGCATGGTGGCAAGAACACGTGGCTGTCAATCCGATCGCGCCGCCAGCGTCTTCTCTGGCGGTGTTGATGGCGATGCACGCTGGCCGTGAAGACGTGGCCAAGACCCTGTGTTATCGGTGGGAGCGGGACGTGCGCGGGGACGAAATCGCGACATTGTACGCGGAATTTCGGGAAGGTGTGAAGGAGTTGTTTGACGGGTGGCCGCTGCCCTCCATCGAACGACTGAAGATGCCGGAGGCGCAGCGCCAGCGGTAA
- a CDS encoding Glu/Leu/Phe/Val family dehydrogenase: MSTHVSKRLAAGASMPAPGDNVLINTQEAVHAALQRLGYNDTIYEVLKEPIRVLTVRIPIRMDNGEVEVFTGYRAQHNDAIGPTKGGIRFHPNVTLDEVKALSIWMSIKCGIFNLPYGGAKGGIVCDPRSMSIHEQERLARGYVRAVSQIVGPAKDIPAPDVYTNPQIMAWMYDEYSRIREYDSPNFITGKPLVLGGSRGREQATALGVCIAMREAAKTRDQHISDLRVLIQGFGNVGSNTARILYEMGAKVVGISDAAGGLYDENGLDIPKLLEERDSFGMVTPHYKNVISNDEFLVQPCDVLIPAALENQITENNAHDIQASIIVEAANGPTTPAADEILKQRNILLVPDVVANAGGVTVSYFEWVQNSQGWYWTEEEVNSRMEQMMVESVHNILKTARRYQVSTRLAAYMVGIRPFAEAMRWRGWV; encoded by the coding sequence ATGAGTACGCACGTGAGTAAACGACTCGCAGCTGGCGCCAGTATGCCTGCGCCAGGAGACAATGTCCTTATCAATACCCAGGAGGCTGTCCACGCGGCACTGCAGCGTCTTGGCTACAATGACACCATCTATGAGGTACTGAAGGAGCCCATCCGCGTCCTGACGGTTCGGATTCCGATTCGGATGGATAACGGAGAAGTGGAAGTGTTCACCGGGTACCGGGCCCAACACAACGATGCCATCGGCCCAACCAAAGGCGGGATCCGCTTCCATCCAAATGTCACGCTGGACGAGGTCAAAGCGCTCTCCATCTGGATGAGCATCAAGTGCGGCATTTTCAACCTCCCTTACGGCGGCGCCAAGGGGGGCATTGTGTGTGACCCGCGGTCGATGTCGATTCACGAACAGGAGCGGCTCGCGCGGGGATACGTCCGGGCTGTGAGCCAAATCGTCGGACCGGCGAAGGACATTCCGGCCCCGGACGTGTACACCAACCCACAAATCATGGCCTGGATGTACGATGAGTACAGCCGGATTCGCGAGTATGATTCGCCGAACTTTATTACCGGCAAACCGCTGGTGCTCGGCGGGTCGCGCGGCCGCGAACAGGCCACGGCGCTTGGCGTGTGCATCGCGATGCGCGAAGCGGCCAAGACCAGAGACCAGCACATTTCTGATCTCCGCGTGCTGATTCAGGGTTTCGGAAATGTCGGCAGCAACACGGCGCGTATCCTGTACGAAATGGGCGCCAAGGTGGTTGGCATCAGCGACGCCGCCGGCGGACTCTATGACGAGAACGGACTGGATATTCCAAAACTGCTGGAGGAACGGGACTCGTTCGGGATGGTCACACCGCATTATAAGAACGTGATCTCCAATGACGAATTTCTCGTTCAACCATGTGACGTGCTGATCCCGGCCGCGCTGGAAAACCAGATTACGGAGAACAACGCCCACGACATTCAGGCCTCCATCATCGTCGAGGCCGCGAATGGGCCCACCACCCCGGCGGCAGATGAAATTCTCAAGCAGCGCAACATCCTGCTCGTTCCGGACGTCGTCGCGAACGCAGGCGGTGTGACTGTATCGTACTTTGAATGGGTGCAGAACAGCCAGGGATGGTACTGGACGGAGGAAGAAGTCAACAGCCGAATGGAGCAAATGATGGTAGAGTCCGTCCACAACATCCTCAAAACCGCCCGCCGTTACCAGGTGTCGACCCGCCTCGCCGCCTACATGGTGGGCATCCGCCCGTTTGCCGAAGCGATGCGCTGGCGCGGCTGGGTATAA
- the pyrE gene encoding orotate phosphoribosyltransferase, protein MLQIGAVEIRTQDLFRWSSGWRSPIYCDNRLILGYPVLRGQVLEGFEAIVTEAYPGVDLIAGTATAGIPHAAALADRLGLPMAYVRSSAKGHGKQKRVEGKVFPGAAAIVVEDTLSTGTSAYDAVAALEEEGVRVLGVITIFSYDFEAARTRIRAAGVPAHRLVDYDTLVSTAVDQGVLGESDVAGLMAWRKNPETYGQEG, encoded by the coding sequence ATGCTGCAAATCGGGGCAGTGGAGATTCGGACGCAGGACTTGTTTCGCTGGTCGTCTGGGTGGCGGTCGCCGATTTACTGTGACAACCGCTTGATTCTCGGTTACCCTGTGCTGCGCGGCCAGGTGCTCGAGGGCTTTGAGGCCATCGTGACGGAGGCGTACCCAGGTGTGGATTTGATTGCAGGTACGGCGACGGCTGGCATTCCGCACGCAGCGGCCCTGGCGGATCGGCTCGGCCTGCCGATGGCGTACGTCCGCTCCAGCGCCAAGGGTCACGGCAAGCAGAAACGGGTGGAAGGCAAGGTATTCCCGGGGGCGGCCGCGATTGTCGTGGAGGACACGCTCTCGACCGGCACGTCGGCCTACGATGCGGTTGCTGCGCTGGAAGAGGAAGGTGTGCGGGTGCTCGGGGTGATCACGATTTTTTCCTACGACTTCGAAGCCGCCCGGACACGCATTCGGGCGGCGGGCGTGCCGGCGCACCGCCTCGTCGACTATGACACACTGGTCAGCACGGCGGTGGACCAGGGCGTGCTCGGCGAGTCGGACGTGGCAGGCCTCATGGCCTGGCGGAAAAACCCTGAGACCTACGGTCAGGAGGGGTAA
- the pyrF gene encoding orotidine-5'-phosphate decarboxylase: MTGGGTQKRPEVGGAMGGCEAASLGDAVYDLARRRTYLALDAPRWADVAPLVERLGPAVTGYKVGLELFHGDGPRALGALRDLGKRVFLDVKLHDIPNTVAGALRVIRDSGVEMVNVHALGGRKMLLAAREALGDGADRPLLVGVTVLTSLVDEDLVEAGYLPHAGAGPAYEGDANGPGANGAARLAEALTALCVDCGLDGVVTSARELARLRTLTPDGFEFVVPGTRPQGAPLNDQARSMTPGEAAAAGATRLVVGRAVTQSRDPLVALKHIWDEVVAHGT; encoded by the coding sequence GTGACGGGCGGTGGAACGCAGAAACGACCGGAAGTCGGCGGCGCGATGGGCGGTTGTGAAGCAGCGTCGCTGGGTGACGCGGTGTATGATTTGGCTCGGCGGCGCACCTACCTCGCGCTGGACGCACCGCGCTGGGCGGATGTCGCGCCATTGGTCGAGCGGCTCGGCCCGGCGGTGACCGGGTACAAGGTTGGGCTGGAGTTGTTCCATGGAGACGGCCCGCGTGCGCTTGGGGCCCTGCGGGACTTAGGTAAACGGGTGTTTCTGGATGTGAAGCTGCACGACATTCCGAACACCGTGGCGGGGGCGCTGCGCGTCATCCGGGACAGCGGGGTGGAGATGGTGAATGTTCACGCCCTGGGCGGACGCAAGATGCTGCTCGCCGCGCGCGAAGCCCTTGGCGACGGTGCCGACCGCCCCCTGTTGGTTGGCGTGACCGTGCTGACCAGCCTGGTCGACGAAGACCTGGTGGAGGCTGGGTATCTGCCGCATGCCGGGGCCGGGCCGGCGTACGAGGGAGATGCGAACGGGCCTGGTGCGAACGGTGCCGCCCGGCTTGCGGAGGCATTGACCGCGCTGTGCGTGGACTGTGGTTTGGATGGTGTCGTGACATCTGCGCGAGAGCTGGCGCGGCTTCGCACGTTGACACCGGACGGTTTCGAGTTCGTGGTGCCGGGGACGCGGCCGCAAGGGGCGCCGCTCAACGACCAGGCCCGGTCGATGACGCCGGGTGAAGCCGCCGCTGCCGGTGCAACGCGGCTGGTTGTGGGGCGAGCGGTGACACAAAGCCGTGATCCGCTTGTTGCACTGAAACACATTTGGGACGAGGTGGTTGCACATGGGACGTGA